A DNA window from Arachis hypogaea cultivar Tifrunner chromosome 18, arahy.Tifrunner.gnm2.J5K5, whole genome shotgun sequence contains the following coding sequences:
- the LOC112772911 gene encoding uncharacterized protein: MGKAWKETKLRLYNLFYEPTFTTDQNLENRLPGIDREHWRWFLDYRAKPETKEKCRKNAENRSKQQYTHIGGSKSFTRRMEEESEEQGRIVGRGELWIKVHKKKDGSYMNDEARAIGERIEEIEQQDESARMLSQNDSIAQVFGKKKLGRVRGVDFGPTPNQLFGPNSHAPGNGIQLEETQRRLLKLQAELEGEKLKRKAMEDEAEAEKKKMKVMEDEAAAEKKKMKAMESALIYLFQRQGVELPPDIAAGMSFIE, translated from the exons ATGGGGAAGGCTTGGAAGGAAACAAAGCTGAGGTTGTATAACCTTTTTTATGAGCCAACATTCACTACTGATCAAAATCTTGAGAATCGACTGCCGGGAATTGATCGAGAGCATTGGAGATGGTTCCTTGACTATCGTGCCAAACCTGAGACGAAG GAGAAGTGCAGGAAAAACGCGGAGAATCGATCAAAACAACAATATACCCACATTGGCGGTTCGAAAAGCTTCACACGGCGGATGGAAGAGGAG TCGGAAGAACAAGGAAGGATAGTCGGTAGAGGAGAGTTATGGATCAAGGTGCACAAAAAGAAGGATGGCTCATATATGAATGATGAAGCAAGAGCAATTGGT gaaagaattgaggaaattgagCAACAGGATGAGTCTGCCAGAATGTTGTCTCAAAATGACTCCATTGCTCAGgttttcggaaaaaaaaaactgggTAGAGTACGTGGTGTGGATTTTGGACCGACTCCTAATCAACTCTTCGGTCCGAATTCACATGCGCCTGGCAACGGAATCCAACTAGAGGAGACCCAGAGGAGGCTGCTTAAACTGCAGGCAGAGCTGGAAGGCGAGAAGTTGAAGAGGAAGGCGATGGAGGACGAGGCAGAAgcagagaagaaaaagatgaaagtaatGGAGGACGAGGCAGCAgcagagaagaaaaagatgaaggcgATGGAGAGTGCTCTGATTTATCTGTTTCAAAGGCAGGGTGTGGAGCTACCACCAGACATTGCTGCAGGGATGAGTTTCATAGAATGA
- the LOC112771847 gene encoding uncharacterized protein, translating to MLHWDRKYRAKFGFEFVTSTETWFSQKILDEVKARYENTLVVKLDIAAQEEFKLIEHGLEHIWERYLDPRFRRHPKLLERWFRIHWKKRTTSPPVALKKLILLDKMPRCCRMTSIKRRKRMIILIVECLLIRKIPGT from the exons ATGCTTCATTGGGACCGAAAGTACCGGGCTAAATTTGGGTTTGAGTTTGTAACAAGTACGGAGACGTGGTTCTCACAGAAGATACTTGACGAGGTGaag GCACGATATGAAAATACTCTTGTTGTTAAACTGGATATTGCAGCACAAGAGGAATTTAAACTCATAGAACACGGACTTGAACATATATGGGAAC GTTATCTCGATCCCAGATTCAGGAGGCATCCCAAGCTATTGGAGAGGTGGTTCCGGATTCATTGGAAAAAGAGGACGACGTCCCCTCCGGTGGCTCTGAAGAAGCTGATTCTGCTGGACAAAATGCCTCGATGCTGTCGTATGACCTCAATAAAACGCCGAAAGAGAATGATTATCCTTATAGTGGAATGTCTCCTGATAAGAAAAATACCTGGCACATAG